Within the Kingella potus genome, the region AGATCGCCTTTGTGCAGTTTGTTGTAGCGTCCCAATTCAGCCAGCACTTTTTTGCCCAGCATCGCGCTGTCTTTGCCGGTAACGGTTTGGGTCATGTCGAGGATGGTGCTGTCCACGTCTTTGTTGCCGCCCGTTTTCACGCCGCCGACGGCATCGGCGTTGTTTTGCGTTTGGGCGAGGAATTTGGCCGCCGCGCTGCTCGCGCCGCGCGTGCTCAGGGTATATACGCCGGTGCCGCGCGCGCTGGGGCTGGTGAATGCGTCGGCGTGGATGGAGATGAAGAGGTCGGCACGCAGCCTGCGGGCTTTGGCCACGCGCACGCCCAGCGGGATGAATACGTCTTCGTTGCGGGTCATGAATACTTTGTAACCCAGGCCTTCCATGCGTTTTTTGGTTTCGCGGGCGATGGAGAGCACCACGTCTTTTTCGCGCAGGCCGCTTTTGCCGATTGCGCCGGGGTCTTCGCCGCCGTGGCCGGGGTCGAGGACGATGATAGGCTGGCGGCTGTGGCGGCGGTCGGGCGCGGCGGGGGGCGGGTTGCTGCCGGCACGCGGCGGCTCGGGCGGGCGGCGTACCGGCGGGGTGTCCGCGCCGGTGCCCCTGCTGCTGATTTTGCCCCGCGAATAGTCTTCCAAGAGTGCCATCAGGGGATCGTTGGCATCGTCGGCGTGCATGGGGTAGAGGTCGGCCACGAGGCGGTGTTTGAAGCCGGCAACGGGGGCAAGGGTGAAAAGCTGGGGGTTTACTTCGGCTTTGAGGTCGATGACGATGCGCACGGTGTCGGCGGTGTTCTGGCCGACGCGGATGATGCCGATGTAGGGGTCGGAGCGTTGGACTTTGCTGTTGATTTCCTGCAAGACGGAGTTGAGCTGCACGCCTTTGATGTCGATCACGAGGCGGCGGGGGTGATCGAGCGTGAAGTAGTTGTATTGCAGCTTGTCGCTGGTTTCGATGGTGATGCGGCTGTACGCGCTGGCCGGCCAGATGCGCACGGCGACAAACTGGGGCGGCGCTTTGGCGAGGGCGGCAGGGGTAACGGTGAAAAGCAGGCCGGCGGTGGCGCTGCGGACTATTTGGCGGCGGGTATATTTTTTATCCATGCTTCTAAACTTTTTCGGCCGTGGTTTGTGTGGTGCTGCAAAACGGCACGCCTGCCCGCGCCTTCGTGGGAAAGGGTGAGGGTGATGTCCGGTGCGGGGGTGTATGCCCCCCCTTTGTCCGGCCATTCGATCAGGCAGACGGCTCCGC harbors:
- a CDS encoding N-acetylmuramoyl-L-alanine amidase — encoded protein: MDKKYTRRQIVRSATAGLLFTVTPAALAKAPPQFVAVRIWPASAYSRITIETSDKLQYNYFTLDHPRRLVIDIKGVQLNSVLQEINSKVQRSDPYIGIIRVGQNTADTVRIVIDLKAEVNPQLFTLAPVAGFKHRLVADLYPMHADDANDPLMALLEDYSRGKISSRGTGADTPPVRRPPEPPRAGSNPPPAAPDRRHSRQPIIVLDPGHGGEDPGAIGKSGLREKDVVLSIARETKKRMEGLGYKVFMTRNEDVFIPLGVRVAKARRLRADLFISIHADAFTSPSARGTGVYTLSTRGASSAAAKFLAQTQNNADAVGGVKTGGNKDVDSTILDMTQTVTGKDSAMLGKKVLAELGRYNKLHKGDLDQANFAVLRAPDIPSILVETAFLSNPEEERKLSGMTFRRQCADAITAGVKSYLSTAILARR